The proteins below come from a single Candidatus Omnitrophota bacterium genomic window:
- a CDS encoding YtxH domain-containing protein yields the protein MKEAPRKGLGLRTFLAFTIGAAAGSVVALLYAPASGKVTRKRIALRIRKIQNDAGRRLVQTRRALAHQAGRVSQAARGWISNHLPHETNGRERRRVHHATAK from the coding sequence ATGAAGGAAGCTCCGCGAAAAGGGTTGGGGCTGCGCACGTTCCTGGCATTCACGATTGGTGCCGCGGCGGGAAGCGTTGTCGCGTTGCTGTACGCGCCGGCCTCAGGGAAAGTCACGCGCAAGCGGATTGCGCTGAGGATCCGCAAGATCCAGAATGACGCGGGACGTCGGTTGGTTCAGACGCGTCGAGCGCTCGCCCACCAAGCCGGCCGTGTGAGTCAGGCCGCGCGAGGATGGATCTCGAACCATCTGCCCCATGAGACGAATGGTCGAGAGCGGCGCCGAGTGCACCACGCGACCGCGAAGTAA
- a CDS encoding DUF167 domain-containing protein has product MRVAVHVTPGAKRRRIEAKPDGSLRVTLPEPAQDGRANSALIAALAEHFQVSKRAVRILHGLSSRRKLIEISP; this is encoded by the coding sequence ATGCGAGTCGCAGTGCACGTAACACCGGGGGCGAAGCGGCGCCGCATCGAAGCGAAGCCTGACGGCAGCCTGCGCGTGACGCTGCCCGAGCCGGCCCAGGACGGCCGCGCCAACAGCGCTCTCATCGCGGCCCTCGCCGAGCATTTCCAGGTTTCCAAGCGCGCCGTCCGCATCCTCCACGGGCTTTCAAGCCGCCGCAAGCTCATCGAGATCAGTCCATGA
- a CDS encoding cold-shock protein — protein sequence MARGTVKWFSDQKGYGFVTPEDGSKDVFVHHTAIQGEGFKTLAEGQTVEFEITQGPKGPQATNVVKQ from the coding sequence ATGGCAAGAGGTACGGTGAAGTGGTTCAGCGACCAGAAGGGGTACGGCTTTGTGACCCCTGAGGACGGATCGAAAGACGTCTTTGTCCATCACACCGCGATTCAAGGTGAAGGCTTCAAGACGCTGGCCGAAGGGCAGACAGTCGAGTTCGAGATTACGCAGGGCCCGAAGGGTCCCCAAGCGACGAACGTTGTCAAGCAGTGA
- a CDS encoding AsmA family protein produces MKKVLLALLVLILLIVGGLAIFIATFDADRYRPFVVGKLQDAIKHPVSLEHMALGWRGGLALQLKGLTIADQIPSAEPLIHVDSADAVVRLAPLLHQDVQITAIVLKSLQAHISRDAQGQINLLGLAVAGAPAAAPSQTAPGTTPLALEISSFRIDDGAVHWTDAMTRPPTDLVVKDVDLQVRNIAAGRPMDVTLAASIGAASRNLHVAGRLTLPGPSAPGSIEQLTVKLNRMGLDHVLPKAAAGEPQLHGTITASVQGKAATLDPQQVMQAVSASGRLQLTDAKIENLNLLRAVFERISMVPGLMAIIETQLPPEYQAKFAAKDTVLQPIDAGIEVERGALQFQDLTVTTDAFALSGHGVVALSGGVNIQAVLRVERTLSAALILKTKELQGIANSAGELEIPLTIQGQLPRLVPMPDVAYLTSRLLANKFQDVVGGLLQRALERHTTPDQPAAAPAQ; encoded by the coding sequence ATGAAAAAGGTGTTGCTCGCCCTCCTCGTTCTTATCCTGCTGATCGTCGGCGGCCTGGCGATCTTCATCGCCACATTCGACGCCGATCGCTACCGTCCCTTCGTGGTCGGCAAGCTGCAAGACGCCATCAAGCATCCGGTGAGTCTGGAGCATATGGCCCTTGGCTGGCGCGGCGGCCTTGCGCTGCAGCTCAAGGGCCTCACGATCGCTGATCAGATCCCATCGGCAGAGCCCCTGATCCACGTGGACTCAGCGGATGCCGTCGTCCGTCTTGCCCCCCTGCTTCACCAAGACGTCCAGATCACGGCCATCGTGCTCAAAAGCCTTCAGGCGCATATCAGCCGCGATGCGCAAGGCCAGATCAATCTCCTGGGATTGGCCGTCGCTGGCGCACCCGCCGCAGCCCCCAGCCAGACAGCGCCGGGGACAACGCCGCTGGCCCTTGAAATTTCCTCATTCCGCATCGACGACGGCGCGGTGCATTGGACCGATGCCATGACGCGCCCGCCGACGGATCTCGTGGTCAAGGACGTGGATCTTCAGGTGCGGAATATCGCTGCGGGAAGGCCGATGGATGTCACGCTGGCCGCGTCCATCGGTGCTGCCTCGCGCAATCTTCATGTGGCCGGCCGCCTGACCCTGCCAGGCCCGTCAGCGCCTGGCTCGATTGAGCAACTGACGGTGAAGCTGAATCGGATGGGTTTGGATCACGTGCTGCCGAAGGCCGCCGCCGGCGAACCGCAATTGCACGGCACCATCACAGCATCGGTGCAGGGGAAGGCCGCCACACTTGATCCGCAGCAGGTGATGCAGGCCGTCAGTGCCAGCGGACGGCTTCAACTGACGGATGCGAAGATCGAGAATCTCAACCTCCTGCGAGCCGTCTTTGAGCGCATCTCCATGGTGCCGGGGTTGATGGCGATCATCGAAACACAGCTTCCTCCGGAGTATCAGGCGAAGTTCGCCGCGAAAGACACCGTGCTGCAACCGATCGATGCCGGGATCGAGGTTGAGCGCGGGGCCCTGCAGTTTCAAGATCTGACCGTCACGACCGATGCGTTTGCGCTGAGCGGCCACGGGGTCGTGGCATTGTCTGGCGGAGTCAATATCCAGGCTGTGCTTCGCGTGGAGCGGACGTTGTCGGCGGCGCTGATACTGAAGACCAAAGAATTGCAAGGCATTGCGAATTCGGCCGGGGAGCTTGAGATTCCTCTCACGATTCAGGGGCAGCTTCCTCGGCTGGTCCCGATGCCTGACGTGGCCTATCTGACGTCGAGATTGCTCGCCAATAAGTTTCAAGACGTGGTTGGCGGTCTGCTGCAGCGAGCGCTTGAACGCCACACCACCCCGGATCAGCCCGCGGCCGCTCCCGCCCAATAA
- a CDS encoding LemA family protein, with amino-acid sequence MGIAAIVLIAVVAVGIGILLWWIGAYNGLVRMRQDLKSAWSQIDVQLKRRHDLIPNLVESVKGYMAHERGTLENVIKARQQAVSAGSVGEKAQAENFLTETLRSLFAVVERYPDIKANQNVMALQEELTSTENKVSFARQFYNDQAARYNAAIESVPTNIVAGTGGFTKVDFFQLDAPAERAVPQVKF; translated from the coding sequence ATGGGAATTGCAGCGATCGTGCTCATCGCGGTTGTCGCTGTCGGGATCGGCATCCTGTTGTGGTGGATCGGCGCGTACAACGGGCTGGTGCGGATGCGCCAGGACCTCAAGAGCGCGTGGTCGCAGATCGATGTGCAGCTGAAACGCCGGCATGATTTGATTCCGAACCTGGTGGAATCGGTCAAAGGCTACATGGCGCACGAGCGGGGCACGCTGGAAAATGTCATTAAGGCGCGCCAGCAGGCGGTGAGTGCTGGCAGCGTCGGCGAGAAGGCCCAGGCGGAGAATTTCTTGACCGAGACCCTCCGGTCGCTGTTTGCCGTGGTGGAGCGCTATCCTGACATTAAGGCGAATCAGAACGTCATGGCGCTGCAGGAGGAGCTCACCTCGACGGAGAACAAAGTTTCCTTCGCCCGCCAGTTCTACAACGACCAGGCGGCGCGGTATAACGCGGCGATCGAATCCGTGCCGACGAACATCGTGGCTGGCACCGGTGGGTTCACCAAAGTCGACTTCTTCCAGCTCGATGCTCCCGCCGAGCGCGCCGTCCCCCAAGTCAAGTTTTAA
- the sodN gene encoding superoxide dismutase, Ni, whose amino-acid sequence MLSRLLDRVLRIRPVFAHCDVPCGIYDPHLAGVSAKTVHTMNTKLTNMALPAATANTQEQYEHRNTVVRMVQTKETHAQLCKQELLILWTDYFKPEHLSMFPDLHETFWKAAKLCSYNKQHVDVAKSQELMDAVAKISEMFNKAEAAKKK is encoded by the coding sequence ATGCTCTCTCGCTTGTTGGATCGCGTCTTGAGGATTCGTCCGGTCTTTGCGCATTGCGATGTGCCCTGCGGGATTTATGATCCGCATCTCGCGGGAGTCTCCGCCAAAACCGTCCATACCATGAACACGAAGCTGACGAATATGGCGCTTCCGGCAGCCACGGCCAACACGCAAGAGCAATATGAGCATCGCAACACCGTCGTGCGCATGGTGCAGACCAAGGAAACCCATGCGCAGTTGTGCAAGCAGGAGCTGCTGATTTTGTGGACGGATTATTTCAAACCCGAGCACCTGTCCATGTTCCCGGATCTGCATGAGACGTTCTGGAAGGCGGCGAAGCTCTGCTCCTACAACAAGCAGCATGTGGATGTGGCCAAGTCGCAAGAGCTGATGGACGCCGTGGCCAAGATCAGCGAGATGTTCAACAAAGCGGAAGCGGCCAAGAAGAAGTAA
- the lepB gene encoding signal peptidase I, protein MSYSRIVTTMRSLRRRLAIRGEFLRIEGESMSPTLRPGEVVFVRRQAFRAQGPKRGDVVVARPSARGRRRMIKRVIGLPKDRLSLEGRSWQLGEDEFFLLGDHPARSTDSRSFGPVRRQELLGPAVRVMRPWRALPHA, encoded by the coding sequence ATGAGCTATTCACGCATCGTCACAACTATGCGCTCGCTGCGAAGGCGGTTGGCGATCCGGGGAGAATTTCTCCGGATTGAGGGCGAGAGCATGTCGCCGACGCTGCGGCCGGGCGAGGTGGTGTTCGTGCGCCGCCAAGCGTTCCGCGCGCAGGGGCCGAAGCGAGGCGATGTCGTGGTCGCACGCCCGTCAGCGCGCGGCCGTCGGCGGATGATCAAGCGGGTGATCGGCCTGCCGAAGGACCGCCTCAGCCTTGAGGGGCGCTCCTGGCAGCTCGGCGAGGATGAATTTTTCTTGCTCGGCGATCATCCAGCACGCAGCACGGATTCTCGCAGCTTCGGCCCGGTGCGCCGGCAAGAGCTGCTCGGCCCGGCCGTCCGCGTGATGCGTCCGTGGCGCGCGCTTCCTCACGCATGA